In Papaver somniferum cultivar HN1 chromosome 1, ASM357369v1, whole genome shotgun sequence, a genomic segment contains:
- the LOC113340447 gene encoding F-box protein At5g07610-like, with amino-acid sequence MLSKKRKKGKISVYNSNSSSSPSSSPSVVIASNINLLSQILLRLPLKYLLIFKSVSKQWLSLIQEPYFNHKYCLQNPHLSVQGLYWNETDLGEDRQEPVYEYINLKGDENGRYVPFKSIALDDRFVLANDSKKCIYYIFDPFTKKYSILPKSILRKGGFTFAGNVNLVYDSLRSPYYKVICLWDVKERDFKKRIEVYSSETKSWKLCGCGNEYILPNLIGKFSGVSWNGMLNWLACGDQSLVYFDIDREVIGEVPRPLQELDYQRYFRKYRINNFDEYGGHLFCVEVSLKICSHLDIMEMDTDYTGWSVKYKVDLQGPVVSDPIFGYIRGYNLISFHEEVEDSPRLILLIHDRKMVISYDLKNANFQELFHVAAPRHYAMEGCLYLKIFPGTKHDDFGDDEENRV; translated from the exons ATGCtttctaaaaaaagaaaaaaaggtaaaATCTCAGTTTATAACAGTAATTCTTCATCATcgccatcatcatcaccatcagtaGTAATAGCTAGCAATATTAATCTGTTGTCACAGATTTTACTCCGTTTACCTTTGAAATATCTGCTTATATTCAAATCTGTATCAAAACAATGGCTTTCTCTCATACAAGAACCTTATTTCAATCACAAATACTGTCTTCAAAACCCTCACTTATCAGTCCAAGGATTGTACTGGAATGAAACCGATTTAGGTGAAGACCGGCAAGAACCCGTGTATGAGTATATCAATCTTAAGGGGGATGAGAATGGTCGTTATGTCCCATTTAAAAGCATTGCATTGGATGATAGATTTG TACTTGCAAATGATAGTAAGAAATGTATTTACTACATCTTTGATCCGTTCACAAAGAAATACAGTATTTTACCGAAATCCATACTAAGAAAGGGTGGGTTTACTTTTGCTGGCAATGTTAACTTGGTTTACGATTCACTCCGGTCACCATATTACAAAGTTATATGCTTATGGGATGTCAAAGAAAGGGATTTTAAGAAAAGAATCGAAGTCTACTCTTCGGAAACCAAGTCTTGGAAGCTTTGTGGTTGTGGAAATGAGTATATATTGCCTAATTTGATAGGAAAATTTTCTGGTGTGTCGTGGAATGGTATGTTGAATTGGCTTGCTTGTGGTGATCAATCTTTGGTTTATTTTGATATTGATCGAGAAGTAATTGGGGAAGTGCCTCGGCCTCTCCAGGAGCTTGATTATCAAAGGTACTTTAGGAAGTACAGAATTAATAACTTTGACGAGTATGGTGGCCACTTGTTTTGTGTGGAGGTTTCTCTTAAGATATGTTCACACTTGGACATAATGGAAATGGACACCGATTACACGGGTTGGAGTGTGAAGTACAAAGTGGATCTGCAGGGACCAGTAGTTTCTGATCCAATTTTTGGTTATATTCGTGGTTACAATTTAATATCCTTTCATGAAGAAGTAGAAGATTCACCGAGGTTAATACTACTAATACATGATAGGAAAATGGTCATCTCATATGATCTTAAAAATGCGAACTTTCAAGAACTCTTTCATGTAGCAGCACCACGACATTATGCAATGGAAGGTTGTTTATACCTAAAAATATTTCCGGGCACTAAACatgatgattttggtgatgatgaggaaaacAGGGTTTAA
- the LOC113340457 gene encoding uncharacterized protein LOC113340457, protein MGHAYKVLGEMSKNGILPDSHTFTYILSILAAHFMDTSDTESDGGLQEYSDSHSEQQSVSHSEQSVSSEDNVDANKGKRGKTRLPKLLRDTNGEMRTVTYDEANQATGKNGCLLSSYIGSEVGPSLGLKYTCWKEVPPLVKKKLWEDVTFKFDLDESKRKDVLRQFSDLWRGWRKRTAAKHVTPFEKSRKKLKNVPSDLRGFVEQEEWIEFVKRRLSDKGKELSEIGKTVQAHHKYPHRMG, encoded by the exons ATGGGCCATGCATACAAGGTGCTTGGTGAAATGTCAAAGAATGGGATACTGCCTGATTCTCACACTTTCA CTTATATATTATCTATTCTTGCAGCTCATTTCATGGATACTTCAGACACGGAGTCTGATGGCGGGCTTCAAGAGTATTCAGATTCCCATAGCGAACAGCAGTCAGTTTCCCACAGCGAACAATCAG TTTCAAGTGAAGATAACGTGGATGCAAATAAAGGAAAGCGGGGTAAGACAAGATTACCAAAGCTTTTAAGGGATACTAATGGTGAAATGCGGACTGTTACTTATGATGAAGCCAACCAAGCAACCGGTAAAAATGGTTGCTTGCTCTCAAGTTACATAGGCAGCGAAGTTGGCCCAAGTCTTGGACTGAAGTATACCTGTTGGAAAGAAGTTCCACCTTTAGTGAAGAAAAAGTTATGGGAGGACGTAACG TTTAAGTTTGATCTTGACgaatcaaagaggaaagatgtattgAGACAATTTTCTGACTTGTGGCGAGGATGGAGGAAACGAACTGCTGCAAAGCATGTTACCCCATTCGAAAAAAGCCGAAAAAAGCTTAAGAATGTTCCTTCAGATTTAAGAGGTTTTGTAGAACAAGAAGAATGGATAGAGTTTGTAAAACGGAGATTGAGCGACAAAGGAAAG GAGTTGTCTGAAATTGGCAAAACGGTACAAGCTCACCACAAATATCCGCATAGGATGGGATGA